In one window of Anastrepha obliqua isolate idAnaObli1 unplaced genomic scaffold, idAnaObli1_1.0 ptg000009l, whole genome shotgun sequence DNA:
- the LOC129251170 gene encoding putative nuclease HARBI1: MRRRILASLRSTEDPFLLEEDVFRRFLRFPKSFCWELIQDLKPLDKFERNSRIPFELRFVSVLYFLANGSYQSVIGNCHFSAMSQPSVSRCIEQICKMVVEHKHFEISFPNEAEHYNSIKRGFHNKFGIKGVIGAIDCTHIAILSPQSLIAGVVPHEYMNRKGYYSINVEAICNDELIFQNVNARFPGSCHDAGIWTTSPVRIKLIREHIVGAFKWLLGDSGYPLEPWLLTPIATPSSASEEIFNKTHIKARNTIERAFGVLKSRFRCLSKERVLRYSHKNAAAIIYTCVIFHNMLQKRGIFTDEAMPPEDPSNDEASEPIRSTEYYSEGRRARQNCINALIL; the protein is encoded by the exons ATGCGTAGACGGATTCTGGCAAGTTTACGCAGCACGGAAGACCCATTCCTTCTGGAAGAAGACGTTTTCAGGAGGTTTTTAAGATTCCCGAAATCCTTCTGCTGGGAACTTATTCAAGATCTCAAACCACTTGACAAGTTTGAGCGGAATTCGAGAATTCCATTTGAACTTCGG TTTGTTTCAGTACTATATTTTCTGGCAAATGGCTCCTACCAAAGCGTTATTGGAAACTGCCACTTCTCGGCAATGAGTCAACCAAGCGTGTCGAGATGTATTGAGCAAATTTGCAAGATGGTAGTGGAACACAAACACTTTGAAATTAGTTTTCCCAATGAGGCGGAGCATTACAACAGCATAAAGAGGGG TTTCCACAACAAATTCGGAATAAAAGGCGTCATAGGTGCTATTGACTGCACACATATTGCAATACTTTCCCCGCAATCTTTAATTGCTGGAGTAGTACCTCATGAGTATATGAATCGCAAGGGATACTACAGCATTAATGTTGAAGCC ATTTGCAACGACgaactaatttttcaaaacgtCAATGCACGATTCCCAGGATCTTGTCATGACGCCGGTATATGGACAACTTCGCCGGTGAGAATCAAACTCATCAGGGAACACATTGTGGGGGCATTTAAATGGCTTTTAGGTGATTCAGGTTATCCTTTGGAGCCATGGCTTCTAACGCCAATAGCAACACCTTCTTCCGCTAGCGAagagattttcaataaaacacaTATAAAAGCAAGGAACACAATTGAACGTGCCTTTGGAGTCCTGAAATCACGATTTCGGTGTCTATCCAAAGAGCGCGTTCTTAGATATTCACACAAAAATGCGGCAGCTATCATCTATACATGTGTAATATTCCACAATATGCTGCAAAAACGTGGCATATTCACTGATGAGGCCATGCCACCAGAAGACCCATCGAATGATGAAGCTAGCGAACCAATAAGGTCAACAGAATATTATTCTGAAGGCAGAAGGGCGAGGCAAAATTGCATAAACGCACTTATActgtaa